In Curtobacterium sp. TC1, the following proteins share a genomic window:
- a CDS encoding response regulator transcription factor — MTIRVLVVDDQAIVRDGLVTVLSLVPDLQVTGAAADGAEAIAAVDRDAPDVVLMDLRMPGTDGPTATARIVADHPQVAVLVLTTYADDESIVTALRAGARGYLTKDAGRSEIATAIRAVASGQSTFDATVGARLVAQLAGGGVTASAPAVPALRERFPDLTPREADVLEHIAAGRTNPQIAAELFLTVPTVKSYVNQVFAKLGVATRAEAVARVLR, encoded by the coding sequence GTGACCATCCGTGTCCTCGTCGTCGACGACCAGGCGATCGTCCGCGACGGCCTGGTGACGGTGCTGTCGCTGGTGCCGGACCTGCAGGTGACCGGTGCGGCCGCCGACGGGGCCGAGGCGATCGCGGCGGTGGACCGCGACGCCCCCGATGTCGTGTTGATGGACCTTCGCATGCCCGGCACGGACGGGCCGACGGCGACCGCGCGCATCGTCGCCGACCACCCGCAGGTGGCGGTGCTCGTGCTGACGACCTACGCGGACGACGAGTCCATCGTGACCGCGCTCCGGGCGGGTGCCCGCGGGTACCTGACGAAGGACGCCGGGCGGTCCGAGATCGCGACGGCGATCCGGGCCGTCGCGTCGGGACAGTCGACGTTCGACGCGACGGTGGGCGCGCGGCTGGTGGCGCAGCTCGCGGGTGGCGGGGTGACGGCGTCCGCGCCCGCTGTGCCGGCGCTGCGCGAGCGGTTCCCGGACCTCACCCCGCGCGAGGCCGACGTGCTCGAGCACATCGCGGCGGGCCGGACGAACCCGCAGATCGCGGCGGAGTTGTTCCTGACGGTGCCGACGGTGAAGTCGTACGTGAACCAGGTGTTCGCGAAGCTCGGGGTGGCCACCCGCGCCGAGGCGGTCGCGCGCGTCCTGCGCTGA
- a CDS encoding sensor histidine kinase yields the protein MTLLSGQDPTDLPGGRSRSATAWGLNALGVAVVAFWFVKNGLEQQLPAWVWVVGAVALAAWALRESGRTQRVLVVAGVVMIVAGSLTVVATDSLLIVPVIVGIVLLGANLRVPVWAAAVAAVGAVVVIAVCATIEHASVQFVLGTSGGLLLGVLIGFSRRQFRIAADRAQQAEREQQRAQLLADRSRASRDIHDVLAHSLGGLVLQLDAVEALLEAGRVDDATKRAGEARTLAADGLAEARRAVHALRDDAGPDPATAPEPAVRTIPADVPDANRASRTSDDHVPDRADLTAIVDAHRSFGGTIAVQGDAILAALDEAHRSAVVQVVREALSNARRHAPGRPVSLSVIRDGDAVDVVVANPLTGGGQGLLGMHERFAELGSSARVEAERSDDEFVVAMHLPVDAVAVTEGEAS from the coding sequence GTGACCCTGCTGAGCGGACAGGACCCGACCGACCTCCCCGGGGGTCGGTCCCGTTCCGCCACGGCCTGGGGGCTCAACGCCCTCGGTGTCGCCGTCGTCGCGTTCTGGTTCGTGAAGAACGGCCTCGAGCAGCAGCTCCCCGCGTGGGTGTGGGTGGTCGGTGCGGTGGCGCTCGCCGCGTGGGCCCTCCGCGAGTCCGGTCGGACGCAGCGGGTCCTCGTCGTCGCCGGCGTCGTGATGATCGTCGCCGGATCCCTGACGGTCGTGGCGACCGACTCGCTCTTGATCGTCCCAGTGATCGTCGGGATCGTGCTGCTCGGCGCGAACCTCCGGGTGCCGGTCTGGGCGGCAGCGGTGGCAGCGGTGGGGGCGGTCGTGGTCATCGCGGTCTGCGCCACGATCGAGCACGCCTCGGTCCAGTTCGTCCTCGGCACGAGCGGCGGGCTGTTGCTCGGCGTCCTCATCGGTTTCAGCCGCCGGCAGTTCCGGATCGCGGCCGACCGTGCGCAGCAGGCCGAGCGCGAGCAGCAGCGGGCGCAGCTCCTCGCCGACCGGTCCCGGGCCTCGCGGGACATCCACGACGTCCTCGCGCACTCGTTGGGCGGCCTCGTGCTGCAGCTCGACGCGGTCGAGGCCCTGCTCGAGGCCGGCCGGGTCGACGACGCGACGAAGCGTGCGGGCGAGGCCAGGACCCTGGCGGCGGACGGCCTGGCCGAGGCTCGTCGCGCCGTGCACGCACTGCGCGACGACGCGGGGCCCGACCCGGCCACGGCCCCGGAACCGGCCGTGCGGACGATCCCGGCCGACGTGCCGGACGCGAACCGGGCCTCCCGGACCTCCGATGACCACGTTCCGGACCGCGCCGACCTGACCGCCATCGTCGACGCCCACCGCTCCTTCGGTGGCACCATCGCGGTGCAGGGCGACGCGATCCTGGCCGCACTCGACGAGGCGCACCGCTCCGCCGTGGTCCAGGTCGTCCGCGAAGCCCTCAGCAACGCCCGCCGGCACGCCCCCGGCCGTCCCGTGTCGCTGTCCGTCATCCGCGACGGCGACGCCGTCGACGTCGTCGTGGCCAACCCGCTCACCGGCGGCGGACAGGGCCTGCTCGGGATGCACGAGCGCTTCGCGGAGCTCGGCAGCAGCGCCAGGGTCGAGGCGGAGCGGTCCGACGACGAGTTCGTCGTCGCGATGCACCTGCCGGTCGACGCCGTGGCCGTCACCGAGGGGGAGGCCTCGTGA
- a CDS encoding spermidine synthase — MADAFDGFRIGAGYSVVEPDRHRPGSFTLVVDGTPQSHVDLEDPTHLAFEYIRRIGHAIDLLPSGPVTALHLGAGALTLPRYVAVTRPGSRQQVIELERDLVDHVREVLPFPRGASIRVRYGDAREVLGKLPTGLRGTVDLAVVDVFGGSQIPAHVTSIEFYREVAAFLSPTGIVAVNVADGAGLAFARGQASTLQAVLPSVAAVADTGMLKGRRFGNIVLLGSPTDLPIAEMPRRYSSDPMPAKVVHGAELRAFIAGAPIVTDATAVASPEPNRSVFGG, encoded by the coding sequence ATGGCTGATGCGTTCGACGGGTTCCGGATCGGTGCGGGGTACTCGGTGGTCGAGCCGGACCGGCACCGCCCCGGGTCCTTCACGCTCGTCGTCGACGGCACACCGCAGTCGCACGTCGACCTCGAGGACCCGACCCACTTGGCGTTCGAGTACATCCGGCGGATCGGGCACGCGATCGACCTGCTGCCCTCCGGCCCGGTCACCGCGCTGCACCTCGGCGCCGGTGCACTGACGCTCCCCCGGTACGTCGCCGTGACCCGGCCGGGCTCGCGCCAGCAGGTCATCGAACTCGAGCGCGACCTGGTGGACCACGTCCGTGAGGTCCTGCCGTTCCCACGCGGCGCGTCGATCCGGGTGCGGTACGGCGACGCGCGCGAGGTCCTCGGCAAGCTCCCCACCGGGCTGCGCGGCACCGTGGACCTCGCGGTGGTCGACGTCTTCGGCGGCTCGCAGATCCCGGCGCACGTGACGAGCATCGAGTTCTACCGCGAGGTCGCCGCGTTCCTCTCGCCGACCGGCATCGTCGCCGTGAACGTCGCCGACGGCGCGGGGCTGGCGTTCGCGCGTGGGCAGGCGTCGACGCTGCAGGCCGTGCTGCCGTCGGTCGCGGCGGTGGCGGACACCGGGATGCTCAAGGGCCGTCGGTTCGGGAACATCGTGCTGCTCGGTTCCCCGACCGACCTGCCGATCGCCGAGATGCCGCGGCGGTACTCGTCGGACCCGATGCCGGCGAAGGTCGTCCACGGTGCGGAGTTGCGGGCGTTCATCGCCGGGGCCCCGATCGTCACCGACGCGACGGCCGTGGCGTCGCCGGAGCCGAACCGGAGCGTGTTCGGCGGCTGA